The following are from one region of the Silene latifolia isolate original U9 population chromosome 9, ASM4854445v1, whole genome shotgun sequence genome:
- the LOC141599415 gene encoding uncharacterized protein LOC141599415 isoform X2, with translation MAALTKNVGVFPKERAIVDKERAKGCYMLGPYLLSKLLAEIPIGAAFPLLFGSILYHMARLHPTLSRSDPKKAREMWFLTRFYTTSEAQIMGLINTVVPLENLEKETVKWCMEILRNSPTAIRVLKSALNAVNDGHAGLQKEH, from the exons ATGGCTGCTTTGACAAAGAATGTTGGTGTGTTCCCCAAGGAGCGTGCAATTGTGGATAAGGAGCGGGCAAAAGGTTGTTATATGTTAGGTCCATATCTACTCTCTAAGTTGCTGGCTGAAATACCTATTGGAGCAGCCTTCCCTTTGTTATTTGGCTCCATTCTTTACCATATGGCTCGTCTTCATCCTACTTTGTCTAG ATCGGACCCAAAAAAGGCGCGTGAAATGTGGTTTCTTACCAGGTTCTACACAACATCAGAAGCACAAATAATGGGGCTCATTAACACAGTAGTACCT TTGGAGAATTTGGAGAAAGAGACGGTAAAATGGTGCATGGAGATATTACGGAACAGTCCGACAGCAATCAGGGTACTCAAATCTGCTCTTAATGCTGTTAATGATGGTCATGCTGGACTCCAG AAAGAGCATTAA
- the LOC141599415 gene encoding uncharacterized protein LOC141599415 isoform X1 has product MAALTKNVGVFPKERAIVDKERAKGCYMLGPYLLSKLLAEIPIGAAFPLLFGSILYHMARLHPTLSRSDPKKAREMWFLTRFYTTSEAQIMGLINTVVPLENLEKETVKWCMEILRNSPTAIRVLKSALNAVNDGHAGLQVNGTRIDEPKGLNLCYTGNDTTSTII; this is encoded by the exons ATGGCTGCTTTGACAAAGAATGTTGGTGTGTTCCCCAAGGAGCGTGCAATTGTGGATAAGGAGCGGGCAAAAGGTTGTTATATGTTAGGTCCATATCTACTCTCTAAGTTGCTGGCTGAAATACCTATTGGAGCAGCCTTCCCTTTGTTATTTGGCTCCATTCTTTACCATATGGCTCGTCTTCATCCTACTTTGTCTAG ATCGGACCCAAAAAAGGCGCGTGAAATGTGGTTTCTTACCAGGTTCTACACAACATCAGAAGCACAAATAATGGGGCTCATTAACACAGTAGTACCT TTGGAGAATTTGGAGAAAGAGACGGTAAAATGGTGCATGGAGATATTACGGAACAGTCCGACAGCAATCAGGGTACTCAAATCTGCTCTTAATGCTGTTAATGATGGTCATGCTGGACTCCAG GTAAACGGAACTAGAATAGACGAACCTAAGGGTTTAAACTTGTGTTACACTGGCAATGATACAACATCAACTATCATTTAG
- the LOC141600739 gene encoding protein FAR1-RELATED SEQUENCE 5-like gives MGSRSSSNVITNGITNEGQMVEVIASQSISEISALNIDVPEIVQDNVVDEAEVIEEAEVIEDAEEEGEEEEEASGSSNMNRIFGCPTHLKPVIGMVFDTLELGIAFYEAYAKECGFVTRKGSQKNKQGVTTHKTCLCNKAGECEAKGKKHRRQRTRVGCLAKIKFKRIANGKYQIYGFGEGHNHMPATPLTMVHLTQTRELNIVHKKMIVDNSKVNKGPVMTYRMFKEYVRGYQNVGASLEDFKNFSRDIKKFLSEGDAQMLIEHFMKIKRMCPSFYFDFEVDEKGRLSHVFWADPISIKNYLLFGDMTSFDTTFRKNKYRMIFAPFTGVDHHKRCVTFGAGLLINESKESFAWLFTKFLEAMGVVILCKLPEKVGPVICRETEFLKEINSCVWGEDVEPVEFEERWTAIVEAHGLSDNEWLQEKYGIRHFWIPLTFSPVNCDELLTILREFKERVLAETTSSVGDDDGGNSSIGKKRDKNAEIGMLLGTSVPSEITILPPRQCKNKGSGKRMISQRERAGEVNKKPLRRCKACGQMANHDSRNCDRPKDH, from the exons ATGGGGTCGCGCAGTTCTTCTAATGTCATTACAAATGGCATTACAAATGAAGGACAGATGGTTGAAGTTATTGCATCTCAATCAATATCAGAAATATCTGCCCTTAACATTGATGTTCCTGAAATCGTACAAG ATAACGTAGTAGACGAGGCAGAGGTAATAGAGGAGGCAGAGGTAATAGAGGATGCAgaggaggagggggaggaggaggaggaggcgtcCGGTTCAAGCAACATGAATCGGATTTTTGGTTGTCCTACCCATCTCAAGCCTGTTATTGGTATGGTCTTTGATACACTTGAACTCGGTATTGCCTTTTATGAAGCATATGCAAAAGAATGTGGGTTTGTGACTAGGAAAGGCTCACAAAAGAATAAACAGGGTGTCACTACACATAAAACTTGTTTGTGTAATAAGGCTGGAGAATGTGAAGCCAAAGGCAAAAaacaccgtaggcaaaggactaggGTAGGTTGCCTTGCTAAGATTAAGTTTAAACGAATTGCTAACGGTAAATACCAAATTTATGGTTTTGGTGAAGGGCATAATCATATGCCAGCTACACCATTAACAATGGTACATCTGACGCAAACGAGAGAATTGAATATAGTTCATAAAAAAATGATAGTTGACAACTCAAAGGTTAACAAAGGTCCAGTTATGACCTATAGGATGTTTAAGGAGTATGTCAGAGGTTATCAGAATGTGGGTGCTTCATTGGAAGACTTTAAAAACTTTTCAAGGGATATCAAAAAGTTCTTGTCAGAAGGGGATGCTCAAATGCTTATTGagcattttatgaaaataaaaagaATGTGTCCATCCTTTTACTTTGACTTTGAGGTAGATGAGAAAGGTAGATTGTCACATGTTTTCTGGGCTGACCCTATTAGTATAAAAAATTATTTGTTATTTGGGGATATGACATCCTTTGACACTACCTTTAGGAAAAATAAGTATAGAATGATATTCGCCCCTTTCACAGGGGTGGATCATCATAAGAGATGTGTGACCTTTGGGGCTGGGCTTCTTATTAATGAGAGCAAGGAGTCATTTGCTTGGTTATTTACGAAATTCCTAGAAGCTATGGGGGTCGTTATCCTTTGT AAGTTGCCAGAGAAGGTAGGGCCTGTTATATGTAGAGAAACTGAGTTTCTGAAAGAGATAAACTCATGTGTTTGGGGCGAAGATGTGGAGCCTGTTGAATTTGAGGAAAGATGGACAGCCATTGTGGAAGCTCATGGGTTGTCGGATAATGAGTGGCTTCAGGAAAAGTATGGCATTAGACATTTTTGGATTCCACTTACTTTC AGTCCTGTTAATTGTGATGAGTTACTAACCATTTTACGCGAGTTCAAGGAAAGGGTACTTGCAGAAACAACAAGTAGTGTCGGCGATGATGATGGTGGTAATAGTAGTATTGGAAAGAAAAGGGACAAAAATGCGGAAATTGGAATGCTCTTGGGTACAAGTGTGCCTAGCGAAATTACAATTTTGCCGCCAAGACAATGCAAAAACAAAGGCTCGGGAAAAAGAATGATTTCACAAAGAGAAAGAGCAGGGGAAGTCAATAAGAAACCACTAAGAAGATGCAAGGCTTGTGGGCAGATGGCGAACCACGATAGCAGGAATTGTGACCGACCAAAGGATCACTGA